From a region of the Prosthecobacter debontii genome:
- a CDS encoding methionine synthase — protein MKEQPLRTSVIGSYPFPGWLEFSAQHLDQFGRADLTEMQDDAAMVAIQDQIAAGLDVITDGEQTRFDFNLSFYGFLEGIALEPASPRRFGPPAHDQRGKHEIIGELKAPRGLGAVEEFQRLKRLAGGSGKRLKVSVPGPYTLSGRLAPNAQYADRYAITEALLPLVRQEIADLVEAGAEEICVDEPSMSCYGFREDTRRFVDIFNRTVESGYGRARICTHLCFGNFKGHPVGYRKYAPLFPAFLDLHCDEVHVEMANREYAELEIIGEIAKRTDVAVGVIDVKSYYIETPDNVADAVRACLKHAPADRLVFAPDCGLSQTARWAAKQKLANMVAGVAKVRGEL, from the coding sequence ATGAAGGAACAACCGCTGCGCACCTCAGTCATTGGGAGTTACCCCTTTCCGGGGTGGCTGGAGTTTTCTGCTCAGCATTTGGACCAGTTTGGCCGTGCGGATCTGACCGAGATGCAGGACGATGCCGCGATGGTGGCGATTCAGGATCAGATCGCGGCAGGTTTGGACGTGATCACGGATGGCGAGCAGACCCGGTTTGATTTTAACCTGTCCTTCTACGGGTTCCTCGAAGGCATCGCTCTTGAGCCCGCCAGCCCGCGTCGGTTTGGCCCCCCCGCCCATGATCAGCGTGGCAAGCACGAGATCATTGGCGAACTGAAAGCGCCTCGGGGACTCGGTGCAGTGGAAGAGTTTCAGCGCTTGAAGCGGTTGGCTGGCGGTTCGGGCAAACGCCTGAAGGTCAGCGTGCCTGGTCCCTACACCTTGAGTGGTCGTCTCGCGCCTAACGCACAGTATGCGGATCGTTATGCGATCACGGAGGCGCTATTACCCCTCGTGCGACAGGAGATCGCCGACCTTGTCGAAGCCGGAGCGGAAGAGATCTGCGTGGATGAGCCGAGCATGAGTTGTTATGGCTTCCGTGAGGATACCCGCCGTTTCGTGGATATCTTCAATCGCACCGTGGAGAGCGGTTATGGTCGCGCTCGCATCTGCACCCACCTCTGTTTCGGTAACTTCAAAGGCCATCCCGTGGGGTATCGCAAATACGCGCCCCTCTTCCCAGCCTTCCTGGATTTGCACTGCGATGAAGTGCACGTGGAGATGGCGAATCGCGAGTATGCCGAACTGGAGATCATCGGCGAGATCGCCAAACGCACCGATGTGGCCGTGGGGGTGATCGATGTGAAGAGCTATTACATCGAGACCCCAGACAACGTGGCCGATGCCGTGCGGGCTTGTTTAAAGCATGCGCCTGCGGATCGCCTCGTCTTCGCTCCCGACTGCGGCCTCAGCCAAACCGCCCGCTGGGCCGCCAAGCAGAAACTAGCGAACATGGTCGCTGGCGTGGCGAAGGTGCGCGGGGAATTGTGA
- a CDS encoding ABC transporter permease: MKTHALRLLSEHGMILILLLLGAFFSAVTLTEQSITGDTAVEQITASIRKEHRVLIATRPATEESALADAIAAKTKAIGAQVIAVIKGSPADVRSVLSQQKQPLDIIVAGPESARWLILSEASAEFPSIGSPLLLKPESYRWPNFLKTDNLLNIANQIAVIAIIAIGMTMVIITAGIDLSVGSLLALAAVGASWFIREYAGAQEASAGGMLVACFLAILLCGAAGGFSGLMITRFNIPPFIVTLAMMLVTSGFAYTLSEGQSIYQVPDSFVWLGRGADLFRLPNAVLLMGVLYGLAHVIMTQTRIGRYLYAVGGNREAAHISGVPVNRVLLFAYVISGLLAGLGGVVMASQLKSGSPTYGGMYELYVIAAVVVGGTSLSGGKGTMLGTLTGAFIIAVIQNGMNLTNVESYTQKVVLGGVILGAVLVDQWRRH; this comes from the coding sequence ATGAAGACTCACGCTTTACGTCTGCTGTCTGAGCACGGCATGATTTTGATCCTCCTTTTGTTAGGCGCATTTTTCAGTGCCGTGACCTTGACGGAACAATCCATAACAGGAGATACCGCTGTGGAGCAGATCACTGCCTCGATTCGGAAAGAACATCGTGTCCTCATCGCCACACGTCCTGCGACTGAAGAGTCGGCTCTGGCGGATGCCATCGCGGCCAAGACTAAGGCGATAGGAGCCCAAGTCATTGCGGTGATCAAGGGTTCACCTGCGGATGTGCGCTCGGTGCTGAGCCAGCAAAAACAACCGCTGGATATCATTGTCGCAGGTCCTGAGAGCGCCCGTTGGCTGATCTTATCCGAAGCCTCCGCCGAGTTCCCATCCATCGGTTCACCCCTCTTGCTCAAACCCGAGAGCTACCGCTGGCCTAACTTTTTAAAGACTGACAACCTACTGAACATTGCCAATCAAATCGCCGTGATTGCCATCATCGCCATCGGCATGACGATGGTGATCATCACGGCAGGTATCGATCTATCGGTAGGCAGCCTCCTGGCCTTAGCAGCCGTAGGGGCATCCTGGTTCATCCGTGAATACGCAGGGGCTCAGGAGGCCAGTGCTGGCGGCATGCTAGTCGCTTGTTTTCTGGCCATTCTCTTGTGTGGCGCAGCTGGGGGGTTTTCGGGACTGATGATCACCCGCTTTAACATCCCGCCTTTCATCGTTACCCTGGCGATGATGTTAGTGACCAGTGGATTCGCTTACACCCTTTCGGAAGGTCAATCCATCTACCAAGTCCCTGACTCGTTTGTCTGGCTCGGACGTGGCGCCGATTTGTTTCGTCTGCCCAACGCCGTCTTACTCATGGGAGTGCTCTATGGTCTCGCTCATGTCATCATGACACAAACGCGCATCGGGCGTTATCTGTATGCGGTGGGAGGCAACCGCGAAGCCGCCCATATCTCAGGCGTCCCCGTCAATCGCGTCCTGCTCTTTGCTTACGTTATCAGTGGCTTGCTGGCGGGTCTGGGAGGTGTGGTCATGGCATCACAACTCAAGAGTGGCTCTCCCACTTACGGAGGGATGTATGAGCTCTACGTCATCGCGGCCGTAGTGGTAGGTGGAACCAGTCTTAGCGGTGGTAAAGGCACCATGCTCGGCACCCTAACGGGAGCCTTCATCATCGCGGTCATCCAGAATGGCATGAACCTCACCAATGTTGAAAGCTACACTCAAAAGGTCGTCTTGGGCGGCGTCATCCTGGGTGCGGTTTTAGTGGATCAGTGGCGGCGGCATTAA
- a CDS encoding ArnT family glycosyltransferase has product MSDSSSTLANRGGLLLQIMVLIVVTAAVLGFQTHTGVWTSDIGADPDEPAHAVTSLMVRDYVAEGLGGSPLVFAQRYYDTFPKVALGHYPPSYYALTALFLLPWPHPEVFFGLQALLCGVLAMQVVRMASRLGMSPMASVCAALITISLPITLKLSQLVMADLLLACLCLLAVEFWSRYSEKPRVSMALLFGLTSAAAILTKGSGMALALVPAVSLVGLWRWDWLKKPSFWLAGLPVAVIAGPWMLYSSKITKEGMVDTPLVKYILDGLSFYATSLGASMSYPIVVLAILGGALWLSRRSTQAARCTALLGLVLGTVSIMLLVPAGYSTRYFMPLLPVVALMAVWPLDQWLPRASWRVGASFALVVIVWLHYPWFAIPDKNVAGYRQAVEEALHERGGDSPEQWLVSGDPRGEGAVIATTAFVLPHRVPSPVRVHRASKELAATDWLGRGYKAAFTTPDEVLGYLDQSRITCVFVDQLPKDHAHWPHEEVLLEALQKSDRWKLVHEGPATRPYQNEANTLKVFRLQR; this is encoded by the coding sequence ATGTCTGATTCCTCCTCTACGCTAGCGAACCGTGGTGGCTTGCTGTTGCAAATCATGGTCTTGATTGTAGTCACGGCCGCCGTGCTCGGTTTTCAGACCCACACGGGTGTCTGGACTTCTGACATTGGAGCGGATCCAGATGAACCTGCCCATGCGGTGACCAGCTTGATGGTGAGAGACTACGTGGCTGAAGGTTTGGGCGGGTCTCCTTTGGTTTTTGCTCAGCGTTACTATGACACCTTTCCGAAGGTGGCTCTGGGGCATTATCCGCCAAGCTATTATGCGCTTACGGCACTCTTTCTTTTGCCCTGGCCGCATCCAGAGGTTTTCTTTGGGCTGCAGGCATTACTTTGCGGTGTGCTAGCAATGCAGGTTGTGCGGATGGCCAGCCGATTGGGGATGAGTCCCATGGCTTCGGTGTGTGCGGCGTTGATCACCATCAGTTTGCCCATCACGCTGAAACTCAGCCAACTGGTGATGGCGGACTTGTTGCTGGCCTGTCTGTGTTTGCTCGCTGTTGAGTTCTGGAGCCGATACAGTGAGAAGCCGCGCGTTAGTATGGCACTGCTGTTCGGGTTGACTTCGGCAGCGGCCATCTTAACCAAAGGTTCGGGCATGGCTTTGGCTTTGGTCCCTGCGGTGAGTTTGGTGGGCTTGTGGAGATGGGATTGGCTTAAAAAACCCTCGTTTTGGCTGGCAGGCCTTCCCGTGGCCGTCATTGCGGGGCCATGGATGCTTTATTCCTCCAAGATCACCAAAGAGGGGATGGTGGATACACCGCTGGTGAAATACATTTTGGATGGGCTCTCTTTTTATGCCACCAGTCTGGGAGCTTCTATGTCTTACCCGATTGTGGTTTTGGCGATCTTGGGCGGGGCGCTGTGGTTGAGTCGTCGTTCCACTCAAGCGGCTCGATGCACCGCCTTATTGGGATTGGTGCTTGGGACGGTCTCGATCATGTTGCTGGTGCCCGCAGGTTACAGCACACGCTACTTCATGCCGCTGTTACCTGTCGTGGCTTTGATGGCTGTATGGCCATTGGACCAATGGCTCCCCCGTGCTTCTTGGCGTGTGGGTGCCTCCTTCGCATTGGTCGTTATCGTGTGGTTGCATTATCCGTGGTTCGCTATACCCGATAAGAATGTCGCAGGGTATCGGCAAGCGGTTGAAGAAGCCCTGCATGAGCGGGGTGGTGACAGTCCGGAGCAATGGTTGGTTTCTGGAGATCCGCGGGGTGAAGGTGCGGTGATTGCCACAACAGCCTTTGTGCTGCCACATCGCGTGCCAAGCCCCGTGCGGGTTCATCGTGCCAGTAAGGAGTTGGCGGCGACCGATTGGTTAGGCCGAGGTTACAAAGCCGCTTTTACTACCCCTGACGAGGTCTTGGGATATTTGGATCAAAGTCGGATCACCTGTGTTTTTGTGGATCAGTTGCCGAAGGATCATGCGCATTGGCCGCATGAAGAGGTTTTGCTCGAAGCTCTGCAAAAAAGTGATCGTTGGAAATTGGTTCATGAAGGCCCGGCAACGAGGCCTTATCAGAACGAAGCCAACACTCTCAAGGTCTTTCGGTTGCAGCGTTGA
- a CDS encoding universal stress protein has protein sequence MKPTSTLTLWKKVLVPTDFSDWSQAAVHKAAQLHRDAQTEVILLHVTEPSYEGLRIHTQDLHEKIREEAETALKDLAAQTFSGTEGLTLRIIEGRPADAICKAAQEEKAEAIFISAHGHSALKHMLLGSVTEKVVRQAACDVLVIR, from the coding sequence ATGAAACCCACTTCGACTCTCACTCTGTGGAAAAAGGTTCTCGTGCCGACGGATTTTTCCGATTGGTCTCAAGCAGCCGTTCACAAGGCAGCTCAATTGCATCGAGATGCGCAAACGGAGGTTATCTTACTCCATGTAACAGAACCTTCATACGAAGGTCTCCGGATTCACACTCAGGACCTGCATGAAAAGATCCGAGAGGAAGCGGAGACCGCGCTCAAGGATCTGGCGGCCCAGACATTCTCAGGAACTGAAGGCTTAACACTGAGGATCATCGAAGGACGACCAGCCGATGCCATCTGCAAAGCCGCACAGGAAGAAAAGGCTGAGGCCATTTTCATCTCTGCCCATGGCCACTCCGCGCTTAAGCACATGCTGTTGGGAAGCGTCACCGAAAAAGTCGTGCGCCAGGCGGCCTGTGATGTTCTGGTGATCCGTTAA
- a CDS encoding calcium/sodium antiporter, translating into MTYSLILLAAGVILAWFGGEIFVKGGVGLALWARWPTAVIGVTVAAFGTSSPELLVAIHSAIDGVPQISLGDVLGSNVVNVALVLAIVLALSGMKAGDSGIRRDWWCALAVPGLIYAVLWDGWFSRIDALVLLACFLVWLTVVILHARAHARAYASAEELMEGVEKKAPLSRSIFLSILGLAILIGAAQLVVTGGKGVATALGWSPFIVGAVVVAIATSTPELATTLVSRMRGHDDVGLGNILGSNIFNAMFIAAVAALIHPYPVQLGELRPSLLAGVATVLLILPGRGGHLGQWRGFVLLLIYGIYITMTLAQNQLA; encoded by the coding sequence ATGACTTATTCCCTGATCCTGCTGGCAGCAGGGGTTATTCTCGCTTGGTTTGGCGGAGAGATCTTCGTAAAGGGTGGGGTGGGTCTCGCACTGTGGGCGCGCTGGCCCACGGCTGTGATCGGCGTCACGGTGGCCGCCTTCGGAACGTCCTCCCCTGAACTGTTAGTCGCCATCCACTCCGCCATCGATGGGGTGCCTCAAATTTCGCTGGGAGATGTCCTCGGCAGTAATGTGGTCAATGTGGCTCTGGTCTTGGCCATCGTCCTGGCACTCTCAGGGATGAAGGCAGGCGACAGTGGCATTCGGCGGGACTGGTGGTGTGCCCTGGCGGTCCCAGGACTCATTTATGCGGTCCTGTGGGATGGCTGGTTTTCCCGAATTGATGCGCTCGTCCTGCTGGCCTGCTTCTTGGTCTGGCTGACGGTGGTGATCCTCCATGCCAGAGCCCATGCTCGTGCCTATGCCTCCGCCGAGGAACTGATGGAAGGCGTGGAGAAAAAAGCCCCGCTGTCCCGCTCCATCTTTCTCTCCATCCTCGGCCTAGCCATCCTGATCGGGGCAGCGCAACTAGTCGTGACAGGTGGTAAGGGCGTTGCCACCGCTCTAGGATGGAGCCCATTCATTGTTGGGGCGGTCGTCGTCGCCATAGCCACCAGCACACCAGAGCTGGCTACCACCTTGGTTTCTCGGATGCGCGGCCACGATGATGTGGGTTTGGGAAACATCCTCGGCAGCAACATCTTCAACGCCATGTTCATCGCCGCCGTGGCAGCCCTCATTCATCCTTACCCCGTGCAGCTCGGTGAATTGCGCCCCAGTTTGCTGGCCGGTGTGGCGACTGTTCTGCTCATTTTACCCGGTCGTGGCGGCCATCTCGGCCAGTGGAGGGGATTCGTGCTTTTGCTGATTTATGGCATTTATATCACTATGACTCTGGCTCAAAACCAGCTGGCCTAA
- the purB gene encoding adenylosuccinate lyase, giving the protein MTDAISNVLAERYATPAMRALWSGEGKVRLERDYWIAVLKGQRDLGIPVPEGVIESYERVKDQVNLTSIMERERVTRHDVKARIEEFCDLAGHEHIHKGMTSRDLTENVEQLQVFRALLEVRKKSVAALAGFARRAAQTRDIPMTARTHNVAAQVTTVGKRIAMFGEEMLLGVQALNDLIASYPARGLKGAVGTRLDQITLFNGDAAKARALEERILHHLGISAALDAVGQVYPRSLDMQVVSTLTHVASGAGSFAKTLRLMAGHELASEGFAKGQVGSSAMPHKMNSRSCERINGFHVILKGYLAMAAGLAGDQWNEGDVSCSVVRRVMLPDAFLAMDGLLETLLTVLNQMEVFEAVVEQELMRYLPFLLTTTVLMEAVKAGAGREAAHEAIKEHAVAVARDMRTGKVSHNDLLARLAADSRLGLNATALDAVMAQGKANSGDAPEQVDHFVARVDKLLAAYPEAAGYEPGSIL; this is encoded by the coding sequence ATGACTGATGCCATCTCCAATGTCCTTGCCGAACGTTACGCCACCCCCGCCATGCGCGCCCTCTGGTCGGGCGAAGGAAAGGTGCGGTTGGAGCGCGATTACTGGATCGCCGTTCTGAAGGGCCAGCGCGATCTCGGCATCCCGGTGCCGGAGGGCGTCATCGAGAGTTATGAAAGGGTGAAGGATCAGGTGAACCTGACCTCCATCATGGAGCGGGAGCGCGTGACCCGTCATGATGTGAAAGCCCGCATCGAGGAATTCTGCGATCTGGCCGGCCACGAACACATTCACAAGGGCATGACCAGCCGCGATCTCACGGAGAATGTGGAGCAACTCCAGGTCTTCCGTGCGCTTTTGGAAGTGCGCAAAAAGAGCGTCGCCGCCTTGGCTGGTTTCGCCCGTCGTGCCGCGCAGACTCGCGACATTCCGATGACGGCCCGCACGCACAACGTCGCCGCTCAGGTCACCACCGTGGGCAAGCGCATCGCGATGTTTGGTGAGGAAATGCTTCTCGGCGTCCAGGCTCTGAATGATCTCATCGCCAGTTATCCTGCCCGTGGTTTGAAAGGCGCTGTCGGCACCCGTCTGGACCAGATCACTCTTTTCAATGGCGACGCCGCCAAGGCCCGGGCTCTGGAAGAGCGCATCCTGCATCACCTCGGCATCAGTGCCGCTCTGGATGCCGTCGGTCAGGTCTATCCTCGCAGCCTGGATATGCAGGTCGTTTCCACCCTCACCCACGTGGCCAGCGGTGCAGGCAGCTTTGCCAAGACTCTGCGCCTGATGGCGGGTCATGAGCTCGCCAGCGAAGGTTTTGCCAAAGGGCAGGTCGGTAGCTCCGCCATGCCGCACAAGATGAACAGCCGCTCCTGCGAGCGCATCAATGGCTTCCATGTCATCCTCAAAGGTTACCTCGCTATGGCCGCCGGTCTGGCTGGCGACCAGTGGAATGAAGGCGACGTGTCCTGCTCCGTGGTTCGCCGCGTGATGCTGCCAGATGCCTTCCTGGCCATGGATGGTCTGTTGGAAACCCTGCTCACCGTACTCAACCAAATGGAAGTCTTTGAAGCCGTCGTTGAACAGGAACTCATGCGTTATCTGCCCTTCCTGCTCACCACCACCGTGCTGATGGAAGCGGTCAAAGCCGGTGCTGGCCGTGAAGCCGCTCACGAGGCGATCAAGGAACACGCCGTGGCCGTTGCTCGTGACATGCGCACGGGCAAAGTCAGCCACAACGACCTGTTGGCTCGTCTGGCTGCCGATAGCCGCCTGGGTTTGAATGCGACTGCTCTCGATGCCGTCATGGCCCAAGGCAAAGCCAACTCTGGGGATGCCCCTGAGCAGGTGGATCACTTCGTGGCTCGTGTGGACAAGCTCCTCGCTGCCTATCCCGAAGCGGCTGGGTATGAGCCCGGGAGCATTCTGTAA
- a CDS encoding S8 family serine peptidase has protein sequence MASASAANPSQVIEAHKKHGHAPQSPSISEPKSPTPSEVELIAQLESAGRDLRAGRPFALRDRGQIRRYRLALNQVYEPQKPVHDRLRQIPSYANAQELLQWAHQVATTSEQWPGLVIYPEDGPATPARMRVLTGQILLKSSDLNHAEAVAATYGLKITNRPAYAPQHLVLAAASPLAAVDAIASLGQDTHLLTVQPLLMRQPAPSTVPDDPYYQDEWHLKNTGQTKGTIGLDIGVESVWDQYQGTGVRIAIVDDGLQLTHPDLSPNVDIGNHFDWNDNDTDPSPDTAHDVHGTAVGGLAGARGNNNLGVSGVAPQSTLVGFRLIAGLVTDETEAESATRGADLIQIKNNSWGNPEIPFELGYTGELMTEAMKTATTAGRGGLGTVFVWAAGNGRPQGGQSNKDGYSNSIYAVTVGAVSHKGALVSYSETGSNINVVAPSLEGKVGIATTDLVGIAGYNSGSTSDFSEVDYTNQFGGTSASAPIVSGVVALMLEANPDLNWRDVKEILLRSSTKLSPKDKDWVEHPNRDTWEAPFPAIKHHHSFGGGLVNAAAAVSLAEQWPSLGEMVSIQQTEAAVSGSSAPADRSASRAIQPMAGTPIYLPEETKPSTKTKVSRLNVDFSENTALRVENVTVTVDATHSRKGDLTLKLISPSGTVSVLASATSRDTGANYSNWTFSSIRHWGESSRGVWAVVTTEKDDDVNGTLNAVTIRLHGTAYPDVQLASAPSDVLVAEDAAASFNTVISTHGRTEHQWLKNGKIIPGATTGALTFNTVKLTDGGTYTYTAKNLTGTIEASAALGVVRRAVPSQHILLGHTATFTVMTSGPDLRYQWFIGSSPLRDDDRISGSRTAKLTIRKVESSDAQDYYCRVSLKDLSPINSAFATLSIMVPPTLDSLESPGDGIVSGLIEYAIEAENGATAYRASGLPPGLKLNTKTGIITGRPTKPGSYTVTFIASNAAGSSSAYTFTWVVEDLPPGTVGTYRGLVDRNGIYNGGYGGSFTLTIGKTGSFSGTVTRGKTRSSFKGMLDTYAGEIFSTGTISLRDPAFDAPLNLTFGLSDDQLDGSLGLEEDEHFASISAAKQWTGLPENFEDAPGLFNVPLLTSQISDDYPLGSGFISTTLTTKGRVSYSGRLADGTSITGSAIPCGEGFLPIHHMLYKNLGSLQGTLTFDSTLPSVDADMDWFKSPQLGSRSYSSGFLVHDLTGTGSRYTPPISPALVLSLPLVSFNAALTFSDGGLFTGFTQYFSLRSKNVADFSGISNPHQLALKVNAKTGMITGSGKAMDIDPENPGLLRQRPGTAVGLIIPNLNRAEGYFLLPENPAKNAPILSGRMIFQEAD, from the coding sequence ATGGCTTCTGCCAGCGCTGCCAATCCATCCCAGGTCATTGAAGCCCACAAAAAGCATGGCCATGCCCCGCAGAGTCCTTCGATATCTGAGCCCAAATCTCCCACGCCCTCGGAAGTTGAGTTGATAGCGCAGCTCGAATCCGCTGGGCGAGATCTGCGTGCGGGACGCCCCTTTGCCCTGAGAGACCGCGGACAAATCCGCCGCTATCGGTTAGCTCTGAATCAAGTCTATGAGCCACAAAAGCCTGTGCATGACCGGCTCCGGCAGATCCCCTCTTACGCCAACGCCCAAGAACTTCTTCAATGGGCGCACCAAGTAGCCACGACCTCGGAACAGTGGCCGGGATTGGTTATTTACCCAGAAGATGGTCCAGCGACACCTGCCCGTATGCGTGTGCTCACCGGCCAAATCTTGCTTAAGAGCAGCGATCTCAATCACGCAGAAGCAGTCGCCGCGACCTATGGCCTGAAAATCACCAATCGCCCTGCGTATGCGCCCCAGCATCTCGTCCTGGCTGCGGCCAGTCCATTGGCTGCCGTGGACGCCATCGCCTCACTCGGCCAAGATACCCACCTACTGACGGTGCAGCCCCTGCTCATGCGGCAACCGGCGCCCAGCACGGTGCCAGATGACCCTTACTACCAAGATGAATGGCATCTGAAAAACACCGGCCAGACCAAAGGCACCATCGGACTGGATATCGGTGTCGAAAGCGTTTGGGATCAATACCAAGGCACAGGCGTCCGCATCGCCATCGTGGATGATGGACTTCAACTCACGCACCCCGATCTCAGCCCGAATGTGGATATCGGGAATCACTTCGATTGGAATGACAATGACACCGATCCCTCGCCCGACACCGCACATGATGTGCACGGCACTGCGGTCGGCGGTTTAGCCGGTGCACGAGGCAACAACAATCTGGGCGTGAGTGGCGTGGCGCCCCAGTCCACCTTAGTCGGCTTTCGGCTCATCGCCGGCCTCGTCACGGATGAAACCGAAGCCGAGTCTGCCACCCGCGGAGCAGACTTGATCCAAATCAAAAACAACAGTTGGGGAAATCCTGAAATCCCCTTCGAACTGGGCTACACGGGGGAGCTGATGACTGAGGCCATGAAAACGGCCACCACCGCAGGCCGGGGCGGGCTGGGCACGGTCTTCGTCTGGGCCGCAGGCAATGGACGACCGCAAGGAGGCCAGAGCAATAAAGATGGTTACAGCAATTCCATCTATGCGGTCACTGTCGGTGCAGTCAGCCACAAGGGCGCTTTGGTTTCTTACAGTGAAACCGGTAGTAACATCAACGTGGTTGCCCCTTCCCTGGAAGGCAAAGTGGGCATTGCCACGACGGATCTTGTCGGTATCGCAGGATATAACTCAGGCAGTACCAGTGACTTTTCAGAGGTCGATTACACCAATCAATTTGGTGGAACATCAGCCTCTGCTCCGATTGTCTCAGGAGTCGTGGCCCTCATGCTGGAAGCCAATCCCGATCTCAATTGGCGTGATGTCAAAGAGATCCTCCTGCGTTCCTCCACCAAGCTTTCCCCCAAAGACAAAGATTGGGTGGAGCATCCTAACCGCGACACTTGGGAAGCCCCTTTTCCCGCCATCAAGCATCACCACTCGTTCGGAGGTGGCTTGGTCAATGCCGCCGCTGCGGTATCCCTTGCCGAGCAATGGCCCAGCTTGGGCGAAATGGTTTCTATTCAGCAGACGGAAGCGGCCGTCTCAGGCAGCAGCGCTCCTGCAGACCGCTCCGCAAGTCGTGCGATCCAGCCGATGGCAGGCACCCCGATTTATCTGCCGGAGGAAACCAAACCCAGCACGAAAACCAAAGTGTCTCGCCTCAATGTGGACTTCTCGGAAAACACTGCCCTCCGAGTCGAAAACGTCACGGTGACGGTGGATGCCACCCACAGCCGTAAAGGCGATCTCACGCTGAAGCTAATTTCTCCCAGCGGCACCGTCAGTGTGCTCGCCTCCGCGACGAGTCGTGATACCGGAGCCAACTACAGCAACTGGACTTTCAGCAGCATTCGACATTGGGGGGAATCTTCCCGTGGTGTTTGGGCCGTGGTGACCACGGAAAAGGATGATGATGTCAATGGTACGCTGAATGCCGTGACCATCCGACTCCACGGCACGGCTTATCCAGACGTTCAGCTTGCCAGTGCCCCCTCAGATGTTCTGGTGGCCGAAGATGCCGCCGCTAGCTTTAACACTGTGATCAGCACCCACGGCCGCACCGAGCATCAGTGGCTGAAGAATGGGAAGATCATTCCGGGGGCCACGACAGGGGCCCTCACCTTCAACACCGTCAAACTGACCGATGGAGGGACCTACACCTACACTGCGAAAAATCTGACGGGCACGATCGAAGCCTCAGCGGCCCTCGGTGTCGTTCGACGCGCAGTCCCATCCCAGCATATTTTGTTAGGTCACACCGCAACCTTTACAGTGATGACCAGTGGCCCGGATCTCCGATACCAATGGTTTATCGGCAGCAGCCCCTTGCGCGACGATGATCGCATCAGTGGCAGTCGCACGGCCAAGCTAACCATCCGTAAAGTCGAATCCTCCGATGCCCAAGACTATTACTGCCGGGTCAGCCTGAAGGACCTGTCGCCGATCAACAGTGCCTTTGCCACACTCAGCATCATGGTGCCCCCCACCTTGGATTCTCTGGAGTCCCCGGGTGACGGCATCGTCAGCGGCTTGATCGAGTATGCGATTGAAGCAGAAAATGGAGCCACCGCTTACCGAGCCAGCGGCTTGCCGCCTGGACTCAAGCTCAACACTAAAACAGGCATCATCACCGGACGCCCCACCAAGCCTGGCAGTTACACCGTCACCTTCATCGCCAGCAACGCTGCAGGCTCCAGCTCCGCTTACACCTTTACGTGGGTGGTCGAAGATCTGCCACCAGGAACGGTTGGCACCTACCGTGGTCTGGTGGACAGGAACGGGATCTACAATGGAGGTTACGGCGGCTCCTTTACGCTGACGATTGGCAAGACCGGCAGCTTCAGCGGCACGGTGACCCGAGGTAAAACGCGGAGTTCATTCAAAGGCATGCTGGATACCTATGCGGGAGAGATCTTCTCGACAGGCACCATCAGCTTACGTGATCCAGCCTTCGACGCGCCCCTCAACCTCACCTTTGGGTTATCTGATGATCAACTCGATGGCAGCCTCGGTCTCGAAGAGGATGAACACTTCGCGTCTATCTCCGCTGCCAAACAATGGACAGGATTACCGGAGAATTTTGAGGATGCGCCCGGGTTATTCAATGTCCCACTGCTTACCTCCCAAATCAGCGACGACTACCCTCTCGGCAGCGGTTTCATTTCGACGACGCTGACCACGAAAGGCCGAGTCAGCTACAGCGGTCGTCTCGCCGATGGCACCAGCATCACAGGCAGTGCCATACCTTGCGGAGAGGGATTCCTGCCCATCCACCACATGCTTTATAAAAACCTGGGATCGCTTCAGGGCACACTCACCTTTGACTCCACACTCCCGAGCGTGGATGCCGACATGGACTGGTTCAAGTCCCCTCAACTCGGTTCCCGCAGTTACAGTTCTGGATTCCTGGTTCACGATCTCACAGGCACGGGCAGTCGCTACACCCCACCGATCTCCCCTGCCCTCGTTTTGAGTCTGCCTCTCGTCTCGTTCAATGCGGCACTCACCTTTAGCGACGGCGGACTGTTCACCGGTTTCACGCAGTATTTCAGCCTGCGCAGCAAAAATGTGGCGGACTTCAGCGGCATCAGCAATCCGCATCAGCTTGCCCTCAAAGTGAATGCGAAGACAGGCATGATCACTGGCAGTGGCAAAGCGATGGATATCGATCCCGAAAACCCCGGCCTCCTGCGCCAACGCCCTGGCACAGCGGTTGGGTTAATCATTCCCAATCTGAACCGAGCCGAGGGTTACTTCCTCCTGCCGGAGAACCCGGCGAAAAATGCGCCGATCCTTTCCGGTCGCATGATATTTCAAGAGGCGGATTGA